CAAATTTTTTTAAATCATTTTTTAGCAAATCTAACATTTTAACTTCCTTCTATTATAATTCCATAAAAATATTTTCTAATTGCTGGAACTTATAATTTTTTAGTTTATATAATTTATATTAAACCTTAAATACCATACTAAAAATTATAATTATTTAATAATTGGTTTTAAAGCTAATTAAATATATTATAACCTAAATTTACAATAAAACCAATATAAATTTGAAATTTTTCTTTATTTTTTCCCTTCAACAACTAATTTTGCAAAAAATTCCTCTCCATCTTTCAATTTCAAAATTCCAATTTTTTCTTCCAATTTCCCGCTCGCACTTTCAAAGTCAGAAATTCCATACCAAGGCTCTATACACACATAAGGAGCTTTTGGCTTACTCCAAAATGCAATATACGGGAATCCTTTATATTCAACGCTTAATTCTTTAGAATTTTTATTATTTTTTATTGTAACTTTTTCTGATTTTAAACCTTCAAATACTATTGCATCATCATCAAATACATTTTCAGTAATTTGAATCTTGTTAGTATTATTCAAATAATCAACTTTTTCATCAAAAACTAGCCCATTATTAGTAAGTTTATATTTTTGCGAAGTTTCATTTTTTTCAAATTCCAAGTAATAGTCATCTAATTTTAGACCATCGTTCACATTAAGTGCAAATGCAGGATGTGTTCCTAGTGAAAAATACATCTCAGAATTATTTTTATTTACAACATCATATCCAATTTCCAAGATACCGTCATTAACTGTATAAGTTAAAAACAAATCAAATTCAAACGGATATTTTTTTAAAGTTTCACTATTTGAAGAAAATCTAAATTTCAAAGAATTTTCAGTTTTTTCAACAAAATCAAAATCTTCTGTTCTTGCAAATCCATGTCGTGTAGTGATTTCATAGTCTTTCCCTTTATAATTGTATACTCCATTTTTTATGCTACCTACAAACGGAAACAACACAGGTGAGCTGGCAGCCCAGATTTCAGGATTTCTATCCCACATAAATTCTTCTCCATCTACCTTGTAACTTCTCAATTCAGCCCCTCTATCAGCAACTGCGATTTCAACACTTCCACATTTTAAAGTTCTTACTGTACTTTCCATCTTTAACACATCCTTTTCTTAAAATTTTTATTTATTTTTATTTTTTAATTTTATTATCTCAATTTCAAATTTATTTTTTTATTCAATTTCTATTTCTGAAAAAATAATGTCTACGACTTTTTCTAAAATATCCTCTGGTAATTTTTCAATAATTTTATAACTTCTTTTATTAATATCCAAAGATTTAAGGTGTTCACATAAAATTATGCCCGTCGTAGCAGTCCGATTGTCTAATTTTATATGAAGCGGAAATTTGTCTATTGAATCTGTAATTGGACAAACTAAAACTAAATTTGTTACCCTATTGAAAGTACCATTACTTACTATAACCGCAGGACGATATCCAGCTTGTTCATGTCCCATCTGCGGATTAAAATTTATCTTTATTATATCCCCTTGTTTTACCATACCTCTTTACCTACTGGTTCTCCCCAATCTATTTCCTGTTTTTCATAATCCTCATTATAATTTGCAAACAATTCCTTTATTGTCTTTCTTTTTTCTTTTTTTATTTTTTTTAATTTAAGGCAATTATCTCCCTCTTCTATCAAAATAGTATCATTTACTTTTAAATCAAGTATTTCCAATATTTTTTTAGGAAGTCTTATTCCCTGACTGTTTCCCCATTTTTGTATTTTTAAAACCTCTGCCATAATAATCTCTCTTTCTATTAAGTATATACATAGTATATACTTTTTTTTATGAAAAAATCAATTATTTTTTACAAAAGAAGGAGAACTAATTCCCCTTCTCAATCCTATCTTTCACTTTAAATTTCTACTTCTTAAATTAATCCACAACTTCCGCATCTTCCACATCGTCAGCACCAGAATTATTATTTTCTCCAGCTGCTTCTCCACCTTGTGCTTGGTGAGCTTGAGCTGCTTCTTGGTACATTCTTGTTGCGAAACCTTGTGCTGCTTTTGATAAGTCTTCAATTCCTTTTCTGATTGCGTCCAAGTCATCTCCGTCTTTTACTTTTTTCAACTCTTCGATTGCTTTTTCGATGTCTTCTTTTTCAGTTCCTTGAAGTTTATCTTCGTTTTCTTTTATAGTTTTTTCAGTAGAAATTACCAATTGATCTGCTTGGTTTCTAGCTTCTACTAATTCTTTAAATTTAGCATCTTCTGCTTCGTTTGCTTCTGCGTCACGTTTCATTTTTTCAATGTCGTCTTTAGACAAGTTAGAACTTCCAGAAATTGTTACTGTATTTTCTTTTCCAGTTCCTAAGTCTTTCGCTGAAACGTGTACAATTCCGTTTGCGTCAATGTCGAATGTTACTTCGATTTGAGGGATTCCTCTTGGTGCTGCTGGGATTCCTTCCAAGTTAAATTCTCCTAATTTGTGGTTGTCTGCAGCTTTTGCTCTTTCCCCTTGCAATACGTTGATTGATACTGCTGGTTGGTTATCAGCCGCTGTTGAGAACACTTGTGATTTTTTAACTGGTACAGTTGTATTTCTTTCAATTATTTTAGTGAATACCCCACCTAAAGTTTCAATTCCTAATGATAATGGAGTTACGTCTAATAACAATACGTCTTTAACGTCTCCCATTAACACTCCACCTTGAATTGCTGCTCCTGCCGCAACTACTTCATCAGGGTTGATTGATTTGTTAGGTTCTTTTCCTAGGAAAGATTTTACCCATTCTTGAACCGCCGGAATTCTTGTAGAACCTCCAACTAGCAATACTTCATCAATTTCGTTAGGACTTAAATCAGCATCTTCCAACGCTTGTTTTACTGGCCCTTTAGTTGCTTCTACCAAGTCTTTTGTCAATTCATCAAATGCTGCACGAGTCAATTTTTTCTCCAAATGTTTAGGCCCTGTTGCGTCCATTGTGATAAATGGTAATGAAATTTGAGTTTCTAATGTTGTTGATAATTTTTTCTTAGCATCTTCTGCCGCATCTTTCAATCTTTGGATTGCCATCTTATCATTTCTCAAGTCAATTCCAGTTTCTTTTTTAAATTCGTCAGCTAACCAGTCAATAATTTTTTGATCGAAATTATCTCCACCTAAGTGGTTATTTCCAGAAGTCGAAATAACTTCCACAACTCCATCTCCAATTTCAAGCACAGATACGTCAAATGTACCTCCACCCAAGTCAAATACTAATACTTTTTCTTCTTTTTTCTTGTCTAATCCATAAGATAATGCAGCCGCTGTTGGCTCATTTATAATTCTTTGAACTTTAAGTCCAGCAATTTCTCCAGCATCCTTTGTAGCTTGTCTTTGTGCATCTGTGAAGTATGCAGGCACCGTAATTACAGCTTCTGTAACACTTTCTCCTAAATATGCTTCAGCATCCTTTTTCAATTTTTTCAAAATCATTGCTGAAATTTCTTGTGGAGTATAACTTTTTCCTTCAATATCCACTTTGTAATTTTCACCCATGTGAGTTTTAATCGAAATTACAGTTGAATCAGGATTTGTAATAGCCTGTCTTTTTGCAATTTCCCCTACAATAATTTCCCCATTATCTTTAATATTTACAACTGACGGAGTAGTTCTCCCACCATCAGAATTTGGTATAATCGAAAAGTTTCCACCTTCCATAACTGCCACGCAGCTGTTTGTTGTCCCTAAATCTATTCCTATTATTTTACTCATATCTATCATTCTCCTTTAAATTTTCATTTATTTTTACTATAATTTATCATTTTATATAAAAGTTCTAAACTAGTTACTATGGTTCTCATATATGGAATTGGAATACTTTTTACTAATTCTATCGCAGTTTTTATTAAACCTTCCAATTCTTGCTCTTTCCCATTGTAGTCTTCTTTTTCAAGAATTTGTGATATATACTCAACTTTTTCATTAATTTGAGTCCATTTAATCTCGTAGTTATTTATCTCACCTATATTAACACTACCAATACCAATGCTATCA
The window above is part of the Leptotrichia trevisanii DSM 22070 genome. Proteins encoded here:
- a CDS encoding type II toxin-antitoxin system PemK/MazF family toxin produces the protein MVKQGDIIKINFNPQMGHEQAGYRPAVIVSNGTFNRVTNLVLVCPITDSIDKFPLHIKLDNRTATTGIILCEHLKSLDINKRSYKIIEKLPEDILEKVVDIIFSEIEIE
- a CDS encoding aldose 1-epimerase family protein, which codes for MESTVRTLKCGSVEIAVADRGAELRSYKVDGEEFMWDRNPEIWAASSPVLFPFVGSIKNGVYNYKGKDYEITTRHGFARTEDFDFVEKTENSLKFRFSSNSETLKKYPFEFDLFLTYTVNDGILEIGYDVVNKNNSEMYFSLGTHPAFALNVNDGLKLDDYYLEFEKNETSQKYKLTNNGLVFDEKVDYLNNTNKIQITENVFDDDAIVFEGLKSEKVTIKNNKNSKELSVEYKGFPYIAFWSKPKAPYVCIEPWYGISDFESASGKLEEKIGILKLKDGEEFFAKLVVEGKK
- a CDS encoding AbrB/MazE/SpoVT family DNA-binding domain-containing protein gives rise to the protein MAEVLKIQKWGNSQGIRLPKKILEILDLKVNDTILIEEGDNCLKLKKIKKEKRKTIKELFANYNEDYEKQEIDWGEPVGKEVW
- the dnaK gene encoding molecular chaperone DnaK, producing the protein MSKIIGIDLGTTNSCVAVMEGGNFSIIPNSDGGRTTPSVVNIKDNGEIIVGEIAKRQAITNPDSTVISIKTHMGENYKVDIEGKSYTPQEISAMILKKLKKDAEAYLGESVTEAVITVPAYFTDAQRQATKDAGEIAGLKVQRIINEPTAAALSYGLDKKKEEKVLVFDLGGGTFDVSVLEIGDGVVEVISTSGNNHLGGDNFDQKIIDWLADEFKKETGIDLRNDKMAIQRLKDAAEDAKKKLSTTLETQISLPFITMDATGPKHLEKKLTRAAFDELTKDLVEATKGPVKQALEDADLSPNEIDEVLLVGGSTRIPAVQEWVKSFLGKEPNKSINPDEVVAAGAAIQGGVLMGDVKDVLLLDVTPLSLGIETLGGVFTKIIERNTTVPVKKSQVFSTAADNQPAVSINVLQGERAKAADNHKLGEFNLEGIPAAPRGIPQIEVTFDIDANGIVHVSAKDLGTGKENTVTISGSSNLSKDDIEKMKRDAEANEAEDAKFKELVEARNQADQLVISTEKTIKENEDKLQGTEKEDIEKAIEELKKVKDGDDLDAIRKGIEDLSKAAQGFATRMYQEAAQAHQAQGGEAAGENNNSGADDVEDAEVVD